The proteins below come from a single Juglans regia cultivar Chandler chromosome 12, Walnut 2.0, whole genome shotgun sequence genomic window:
- the LOC109010987 gene encoding chaperone protein dnaJ 8, chloroplastic-like: MAAAAATGLIGGNGSSSSAWFQLRNGQRKKKMVNRVTVCSASSSSSVMDPYKTLRIEHGASESEVKKAFRQLALQYHPDVCRGNNCGVQFHLINEAYDTVMSNLREESIAPEMYESYDEDADESMRGMNDPDWDLWEEWMGWEGAGIRDYTSHINPYI; encoded by the exons ATGGCTGCCGCTGCTGCTACTGGACTTATTGGTGGTAATgggtcttcttcttctgcttggTTTCAGCTCAGGAATGggcagaggaagaagaagatggtgaaTAGGGTTACGGTTtgttctgcttcttcttcttcttctgttatGGATCCCTACAAGACTCTGAGGATCGAACACGGTGCCTCTGAATCTGAGGTCAAGAAAGCTTTCAGACAGCTTGCTTTACAG TATCATCCGGACGTATGCAGAGGAAACAATTGTGGAGTGcaatttcatctgatcaacgaAGCTTACGAT ACCGTGATGAGTAATTTGAGAGAGGAATCCATTGCACCGGAGATGTACGAGTCGTACGATGAAGATGCCGATGAGTCGATGAGAGGAATGAACGATCCTGATTGGGACTTGTGGGAGGAGTGGATGGGATGGGAAGGAGCAGGAATTCGTGACTACACGTCTCATATTAATCCTTATATTTGA